A genomic region of Leptospira mtsangambouensis contains the following coding sequences:
- the glf gene encoding UDP-galactopyranose mutase, translating into MKKILIVGAGFSGAVIANTLAKTGKYSIDVIDERNHIGGNCHTERDPETNVMVHQYGPHIFHTSNEKVWQYVNSFGVFRPFVNRVKSIYMGQVYSLPINLHTINQFYGKAFGPEEAKNWIKSKGDSSIDDPKTFEDQAKKFVGEELYKAFFYGYTKKQWGTEPRNLPASILKRLPVRFNYDDNYYNDIYQGIPEEGYSAIIQKMLDHPNIKIQLEKRFLGESDQSSEYDHIFYTGPIDAYFSFRHGRLGYRTVYFKEHRTEGDFQGNPVINYADEKVPYTRVHEHKHFTPWESHPKTIYFEEYSKETDENDIPYYPKRLDEDMKILKAYELEVSRLSNVTFLGRLATYRYLDMHHIIEEALDCAEKFINKQS; encoded by the coding sequence ATGAAGAAAATACTGATCGTTGGTGCCGGTTTTTCTGGCGCTGTCATTGCCAATACCCTTGCTAAAACAGGAAAATATTCTATCGATGTGATAGATGAGAGAAATCATATCGGTGGTAATTGTCATACCGAACGTGATCCTGAAACAAATGTGATGGTCCATCAATATGGGCCTCATATTTTTCATACGAGTAATGAAAAAGTTTGGCAATATGTAAATTCATTTGGAGTTTTTCGACCATTTGTCAATCGAGTGAAATCGATTTATATGGGCCAGGTATATTCTCTGCCTATCAATTTACATACCATCAATCAATTTTATGGAAAGGCATTTGGGCCGGAAGAAGCAAAGAATTGGATAAAATCAAAAGGTGATTCATCAATCGATGATCCAAAAACTTTTGAAGACCAAGCAAAGAAGTTTGTTGGTGAAGAATTGTACAAAGCTTTTTTTTACGGATATACAAAGAAACAATGGGGGACAGAACCTCGGAACTTGCCGGCATCGATTTTAAAAAGACTTCCGGTTCGTTTTAATTATGATGATAACTACTATAATGATATCTATCAAGGGATTCCTGAAGAGGGATACTCTGCGATCATTCAAAAGATGTTGGATCATCCAAATATAAAGATTCAATTGGAAAAACGTTTTTTGGGTGAGTCTGATCAAAGCTCAGAATATGACCATATATTTTACACAGGTCCCATTGATGCCTATTTTTCATTTCGGCATGGTCGACTAGGATACCGGACAGTATATTTTAAAGAACACCGAACGGAGGGAGATTTCCAAGGAAATCCAGTGATCAATTACGCTGATGAAAAAGTCCCTTACACTCGAGTACACGAACACAAACATTTTACTCCTTGGGAATCACATCCAAAAACCATCTATTTTGAGGAGTACAGCAAAGAAACGGATGAAAATGACATCCCTTATTATCCAAAACGTTTGGATGAAGATATGAAAATTCTAAAAGCGTATGAATTGGAAGTCTCTCGTTTA